A DNA window from Streptomyces sp. 71268 contains the following coding sequences:
- a CDS encoding glycosyltransferase, with the protein MRVLLTTWGSRGDVEPLAGLAVALRELGVEARVCAPPDEEFATLLARVGVPLVPLGPTVRSVVAGPKPPTTEDAFRLAPRLVAARFETLTAAAQDCDALLATGLMPAGARDVAEKLGIPYVLACFHTLGLPSRHARPGARPGTPSARDETDNRVLWKEDAERVNALYGQALNTHRAAIGLPPVDNVRDHVLTDRPWLAADATLCPSRDLTDLDVVRTGAWLLPDERPLPAELETFLGAGEPPVYVGFGSMASYAPRDVARVAIQACRARGRRVVLARGWADLAPIDDGADCHVVGEVNQQALFRRVAAVVHHGGAGTTTTAALAGAPQLVVPQIADQPYWAARVAELGIGVAHEGRTPTLDSLSAALTTALAPGTRARASAVAGTIRTDGATVAARLLIDAAGSTDAVGTGGERSPADSA; encoded by the coding sequence GTGCGAGTGCTGTTGACGACGTGGGGATCGCGCGGCGATGTCGAGCCGCTGGCGGGGTTGGCGGTGGCGTTGCGCGAACTCGGTGTGGAGGCACGGGTGTGCGCGCCGCCGGACGAGGAGTTCGCGACGTTGCTGGCACGGGTCGGCGTGCCGCTGGTGCCGCTCGGGCCGACGGTGCGTTCGGTGGTCGCCGGCCCTAAACCCCCGACGACCGAGGACGCCTTCCGGCTCGCTCCCCGGTTGGTCGCCGCGCGGTTCGAAACGCTCACGGCAGCGGCCCAGGACTGCGACGCGCTGCTCGCCACCGGGCTGATGCCGGCCGGCGCCCGGGACGTGGCGGAGAAGCTGGGCATCCCTTACGTACTCGCCTGCTTCCACACCCTGGGCCTGCCGTCGCGGCACGCCCGGCCCGGGGCGCGGCCGGGCACACCGTCGGCGCGGGACGAGACCGACAACCGGGTGCTGTGGAAGGAGGACGCCGAGCGGGTGAACGCGCTGTACGGCCAGGCGCTCAACACGCACCGGGCGGCGATCGGCCTGCCGCCGGTGGACAACGTCCGCGACCACGTCCTCACCGACCGGCCGTGGCTGGCCGCGGACGCGACACTGTGCCCGTCGCGGGACCTGACCGACCTGGACGTCGTGCGGACCGGGGCGTGGCTGCTGCCAGACGAGCGCCCGCTGCCGGCCGAGTTGGAGACGTTCCTGGGCGCCGGCGAACCGCCGGTGTACGTGGGCTTCGGCAGCATGGCCAGCTACGCCCCGCGCGACGTCGCCCGGGTGGCCATCCAGGCGTGCCGCGCGCGGGGCCGCCGCGTCGTCCTCGCCCGTGGCTGGGCCGACCTGGCCCCGATCGACGACGGCGCCGACTGCCACGTCGTCGGCGAGGTCAACCAGCAGGCGCTGTTCCGCCGGGTGGCCGCCGTCGTGCACCACGGCGGCGCCGGCACCACGACGACGGCCGCGCTGGCCGGCGCGCCCCAGCTCGTGGTCCCGCAGATCGCGGACCAGCCGTACTGGGCCGCCCGCGTGGCCGAGCTGGGCATCGGGGTGGCGCACGAGGGCCGGACGCCGACCCTCGACTCGCTGTCCGCCGCGCTCACCACGGCCCTGGCCCCCGGCACCCGCGCCCGGGCGAGCGCCGTGGCCGGCACGATCCGCACCGACGGGGCGACGGTGGCCGCCAGGCTGCTCATCGACGCGGCCGGCTCGACTGACGCGGTCGGCACGGGCGGTGAGCGGAGCCCGGCCGACTCCGCGTGA
- a CDS encoding phospholipase translates to MRRMVATLSTTAVAAVSAVTLVASPASAAPADKPQVLSSWTQTSATSYNAWYSARQNQGAWAAYGFDWSTDYCSSSPDNPFGFPFQNSCARHDFGYRNYKKAGTFSANKPRLDSAFHEDLKRVCNRYSGAQKTACDGTAWTYYQAVKQFG, encoded by the coding sequence ATGCGTCGGATGGTCGCCACCCTCTCCACCACCGCGGTCGCCGCGGTCAGCGCCGTCACCCTGGTCGCCTCGCCGGCCTCGGCCGCCCCCGCCGACAAGCCGCAGGTGCTCTCGAGCTGGACGCAGACCAGCGCGACCAGCTACAACGCGTGGTACTCCGCCCGCCAGAACCAGGGCGCGTGGGCCGCGTACGGCTTCGACTGGTCGACGGACTACTGCAGCAGCTCGCCCGACAACCCGTTCGGCTTCCCGTTCCAGAACTCCTGCGCGCGCCACGACTTCGGCTACCGCAACTACAAGAAGGCGGGCACGTTCAGCGCGAACAAGCCCCGCCTCGACAGCGCCTTCCACGAGGACCTGAAGCGCGTGTGCAACCGGTACAGCGGCGCCCAGAAGACGGCCTGCGACGGCACGGCGTGGACCTACTACCAGGCGGTCAAGCAGTTCGGCTAG
- a CDS encoding Lrp/AsnC family transcriptional regulator encodes MKTDAFDDVDRQLVHALQIDGRAPFARIADVLGVSDQTVARRYTRLRTRGLVRVLGLTDTTALGEVEWSLRVQCRPDAALSVAEALARRADTSWVSLMTGGTEVAVVVRSRSGQDGDELLLRELPRTPQVVGVTAHCLLHQFFGGQQGLVNKSGALSERQVERLRTEEGAGPPNPGGSPTNPGGGTAGTVAGRPAGAGVPVVLGEADERLLGVLEIDGRAPLAELAAATNWSQSTVRRRLAELRQQGVLFFDVDYDMRMFGLDTRAALWMSVSPAELHETGERIAEHPEIACCFASTGQHNLFAMVSCTDVPALYRYLTTRIAALPAIRLLETSPMIRRIKGPGPVLAGASPRRRR; translated from the coding sequence GTGAAAACCGATGCGTTCGACGATGTGGATCGCCAACTCGTACACGCCCTCCAGATCGACGGGCGCGCCCCCTTCGCCCGGATCGCCGACGTGCTCGGCGTCTCGGACCAGACCGTGGCCCGCCGCTACACCCGGCTGCGCACCCGTGGCCTGGTGCGGGTGCTCGGGCTGACCGACACCACGGCGTTGGGCGAGGTCGAGTGGTCGCTGCGGGTGCAGTGCCGGCCCGACGCGGCCCTGTCGGTCGCCGAGGCGCTGGCCCGCCGCGCGGACACGTCCTGGGTGAGCCTGATGACCGGCGGTACGGAGGTCGCCGTGGTCGTGCGCAGCCGCAGCGGGCAGGACGGCGACGAGCTGCTGCTGCGCGAACTGCCGCGCACGCCGCAGGTGGTGGGGGTGACGGCACACTGCCTGTTGCACCAGTTCTTCGGCGGGCAACAGGGGCTGGTCAACAAGTCGGGCGCGCTCTCGGAGCGGCAGGTGGAGCGGTTGCGTACGGAGGAGGGCGCCGGCCCGCCGAACCCGGGCGGGAGTCCGACGAACCCGGGCGGGGGCACGGCGGGGACGGTGGCGGGCCGGCCGGCGGGGGCGGGCGTTCCGGTGGTGCTCGGCGAGGCCGACGAGCGGCTGCTCGGCGTCCTGGAGATCGACGGGCGGGCCCCGCTGGCCGAACTGGCCGCCGCGACCAACTGGTCGCAGTCGACGGTGCGGCGCCGGCTGGCCGAACTCCGGCAGCAGGGCGTGCTGTTCTTCGACGTCGACTACGACATGCGGATGTTCGGCCTCGACACCCGCGCTGCCCTGTGGATGTCGGTGTCGCCGGCCGAGCTGCACGAGACCGGGGAGCGGATCGCCGAACACCCCGAGATCGCCTGCTGCTTCGCGAGCACGGGGCAGCACAACCTGTTCGCCATGGTGAGCTGCACGGACGTCCCGGCCCTCTACCGCTACCTCACCACGCGGATCGCGGCCCTGCCCGCCATCCGCCTGCTGGAGACCTCGCCGATGATCCGCCGCATCAAGGGCCCGGGCCCGGTGCTCGCGGGGGCCTCGCCGCGCAGGCGACGTTAG
- a CDS encoding S1 family peptidase gives MRGSRTYVLAAAVGALLSVTVVSGAQAKDDSAPMTPRYQPEMVKALATTLGVSEDAAIERLDSQAEQQNTLASLGKKRIATQGAFFDKAGTLVVNAPDARTADRIEDAGLTARVPARGESALNAVKAKLDAQAARQTPSGIAAWSVDLQSDSVVVEVASDKSAGARAFLKQARSLGKAVRVVEGKQQLAPQALVYPGSRMTFNGYLCSVGYGAKDSSGRQYLVTAGHCIEDLPDLYYDNQHFAKGERTRFAVGTNSVDMGIARVDSDDQIATKVGTWGSAGTVAVKGSKRAAPGAALCKSGQTTQWTCGAVKSYNVTVTYVDQNGGPDTVVRGLGSSSVCTQGGDSGGAYISGNQAQGMTSGGPTNQKCNGSVNSPGSSYFQPLDDALSYYGLSLNLG, from the coding sequence GTGAGAGGTTCCCGCACGTACGTCCTCGCCGCCGCCGTCGGCGCCCTGTTGTCCGTCACCGTGGTCTCCGGCGCACAGGCCAAGGACGACTCCGCCCCCATGACGCCCCGGTACCAGCCGGAGATGGTCAAGGCGCTGGCCACCACGCTCGGCGTGAGCGAGGACGCCGCGATCGAGCGGCTCGACTCGCAGGCCGAGCAGCAGAACACCCTCGCCAGCCTCGGCAAGAAGCGGATCGCCACCCAGGGCGCGTTCTTCGACAAGGCGGGCACGCTGGTCGTGAACGCGCCGGACGCCAGGACCGCCGACCGGATCGAGGACGCGGGCCTGACGGCGCGTGTCCCGGCGCGCGGCGAGTCCGCGCTCAACGCCGTCAAGGCCAAGCTCGACGCCCAGGCCGCGCGGCAGACCCCGTCCGGCATCGCCGCCTGGTCCGTCGACCTCCAGTCCGACAGCGTTGTCGTCGAGGTGGCCAGCGACAAGAGCGCCGGTGCCCGCGCGTTCCTGAAGCAGGCCAGGTCGCTCGGCAAGGCCGTCCGCGTGGTCGAGGGCAAGCAGCAGCTCGCCCCGCAGGCCCTCGTCTACCCGGGCAGCCGGATGACGTTCAACGGCTACCTGTGCTCGGTCGGCTACGGCGCCAAGGACAGCTCGGGCCGCCAGTACCTGGTGACCGCGGGCCACTGCATCGAGGACCTGCCCGACCTGTACTACGACAACCAGCACTTCGCGAAGGGCGAGCGGACCCGGTTCGCGGTCGGCACCAACAGCGTCGACATGGGCATCGCCCGGGTCGACTCCGACGACCAGATCGCCACCAAGGTCGGCACCTGGGGCAGCGCCGGGACCGTCGCGGTCAAGGGCAGCAAGCGCGCCGCGCCCGGCGCCGCGCTGTGCAAGTCCGGCCAGACCACGCAGTGGACCTGCGGCGCGGTCAAGTCGTACAACGTCACCGTCACCTACGTCGACCAGAACGGCGGCCCCGACACGGTCGTGCGCGGTCTGGGCAGCTCCTCGGTGTGCACCCAGGGCGGCGACAGCGGTGGCGCGTACATATCGGGCAACCAGGCCCAGGGCATGACCTCCGGCGGCCCGACCAACCAGAAGTGCAACGGCAGCGTCAACTCGCCCGGTTCGTCCTACTTCCAGCCCCTCGACGACGCCCTGTCGTACTACGGGCTGAGCCTCAACCTCGGCTAG
- a CDS encoding XRE family transcriptional regulator yields the protein MDKMTHGDPAGGPGHRAPAPTASPARTARPTRPRPRPKNSVPTGPVRNSSIPTGPLPNSATPNGTAPSRATPGANAARGSAPGGGTSGGSTSGGDAAGGRAPDGDAAGGASLGAVTLTKPRVIAAAGAPPRPLVRANATSLAEPEDAAPATAAPLTTHVTSATSFAAVFREALRQRGLPLERVRERLEARGIRISLATLSYWQRGRSQPERAQSLRAVDALEDILTLPTGALRSLLGPHRPRGRAVCELQDLSASQRVFGENSTVEQALGAAFAHFNEDLCSVVIRETLRLDERRCIRSTSVHQVLRATRDGASRLTVVHCIDDTAAESIDVVVRCGKPGSVRFLPELRCIIIEVLLGRELARNETAVIDYEVLLGPSNVPSTHHERRTRVHLREYLLHVYFHPDALPAGCHRYYRERIGAEKRNSRRLALDVSHSAHMLPIRCPAGVHGMSWEWPTD from the coding sequence ATGGACAAGATGACCCACGGCGACCCGGCCGGCGGCCCGGGCCACAGAGCCCCGGCGCCGACCGCCTCACCGGCCCGTACCGCCAGGCCCACCCGCCCCCGTCCCCGCCCGAAGAACTCCGTACCGACCGGCCCCGTACGGAACAGCTCCATACCGACCGGGCCCCTACCGAACAGCGCCACCCCGAACGGCACCGCGCCGAGCCGCGCCACACCGGGCGCCAACGCCGCACGCGGCAGCGCACCGGGCGGCGGCACATCGGGCGGCAGTACATCGGGGGGCGACGCCGCGGGCGGACGTGCACCGGACGGCGACGCTGCGGGCGGCGCGTCGCTCGGGGCGGTCACCCTCACCAAGCCACGGGTGATCGCCGCGGCCGGGGCCCCACCCAGACCCCTGGTACGGGCCAACGCGACGTCGCTGGCCGAGCCCGAGGACGCCGCCCCCGCCACCGCCGCCCCCCTCACCACACACGTCACCTCCGCGACCTCCTTCGCCGCCGTCTTCCGCGAGGCCCTGCGCCAACGCGGCCTCCCGCTGGAACGGGTCAGGGAACGGCTTGAGGCCCGCGGCATACGGATCAGCCTGGCCACCCTCAGCTACTGGCAGCGCGGCCGGAGTCAGCCGGAGCGGGCCCAGTCGCTGCGCGCCGTGGACGCGCTGGAGGACATCCTCACGCTGCCCACCGGTGCCCTGCGCTCGCTGCTCGGCCCACACCGACCGCGCGGGCGAGCGGTCTGCGAGCTCCAGGACCTCAGCGCGTCACAACGCGTCTTCGGCGAGAACTCCACCGTCGAACAGGCCCTGGGCGCCGCGTTCGCGCACTTCAACGAGGACCTGTGCTCCGTCGTCATCCGCGAGACGCTGCGCCTGGACGAGCGGCGCTGCATCCGCAGCACCTCCGTGCACCAGGTGCTGCGCGCGACCCGCGACGGGGCCAGCCGGTTGACGGTCGTGCACTGCATCGACGACACCGCCGCCGAGTCGATCGACGTCGTCGTACGCTGCGGCAAGCCGGGCTCCGTGCGCTTCCTGCCCGAGCTGCGCTGCATCATCATCGAGGTGCTGCTCGGCCGCGAGTTGGCGCGCAACGAGACCGCGGTGATCGACTACGAGGTGCTCCTCGGCCCGAGCAACGTGCCCTCCACCCATCACGAGCGGCGCACCCGGGTCCACCTGCGCGAGTACCTGCTGCACGTCTACTTCCACCCCGACGCCCTGCCGGCGGGGTGCCACCGCTACTACCGCGAGCGGATAGGAGCCGAGAAGCGCAACAGCCGCCGCCTCGCGCTCGACGTCTCCCACTCGGCCCACATGCTCCCGATCCGCTGCCCGGCCGGCGTGCACGGCATGTCCTGGGAGTGGCCCACGGACTGA
- a CDS encoding HAD family hydrolase, producing MSAAPAPSLPYQLIATDLDGTLLRTDHTISERTRAALKRATAAGALHIVVTGRAVGWTRHILDDLGYQGLAVCGQGGQVYDAGEHRLLTSVTLDRRLAALALAKIESEVGPLYLAAGRDGLEGRVLFGPGYQVEDRTLESPVFEHVDEVWEAPLNKLYLQHPTLTDDELAAAARGVAGDLVGVVMAGPGMVEILPLGLTKATGLSLAARRLGVTAAGTIAFGDMPNDVPMFGWAGHGVAMANAHAELRAVADEVTASNDDDGIAVVLEKLFP from the coding sequence GTGAGCGCCGCGCCCGCCCCATCGCTTCCGTACCAGCTCATAGCGACCGACCTCGACGGCACACTGCTGCGCACCGACCACACCATCTCGGAGCGCACCCGCGCGGCACTCAAGCGCGCCACGGCGGCGGGCGCCCTGCACATCGTGGTCACCGGCCGCGCCGTGGGCTGGACCCGGCACATACTGGACGACCTCGGTTACCAGGGCCTCGCCGTGTGCGGCCAGGGCGGGCAGGTCTACGACGCGGGCGAGCACCGGTTGCTGACCTCGGTGACCCTGGACCGCCGGCTCGCCGCCCTCGCGCTCGCCAAGATCGAGTCCGAGGTCGGCCCGCTGTACCTGGCCGCCGGCCGGGACGGCCTGGAGGGTCGGGTGCTGTTCGGGCCCGGTTACCAGGTCGAGGACCGCACCCTGGAGTCCCCCGTCTTCGAGCACGTGGACGAGGTGTGGGAGGCGCCGCTCAACAAGCTCTACCTCCAGCACCCGACGCTGACCGACGACGAGTTGGCCGCCGCCGCGCGTGGCGTGGCCGGCGACCTGGTGGGCGTGGTCATGGCCGGCCCCGGGATGGTCGAGATCCTGCCGCTCGGCCTCACCAAGGCGACCGGGCTCTCGCTGGCCGCGCGCCGGCTCGGGGTCACGGCCGCGGGCACGATTGCCTTCGGCGACATGCCCAACGACGTGCCGATGTTCGGCTGGGCCGGCCACGGCGTGGCCATGGCCAACGCCCACGCCGAGCTGCGGGCCGTCGCCGACGAGGTCACGGCGTCCAACGACGACGACGGCATCGCGGTGGTACTGGAGAAGCTGTTCCCGTAG
- a CDS encoding MFS transporter, protein MARDTGPGAGAGAGTEVGARGKWWPLVAITLGNFMLIMDVTIVNTALPEIARDLDASFTSLQWVMDIYALALAALLMAAGSAADLFGRRRLYLLGLAVFALSSLACGLAPDPGLLIAARALQGVGAAAMFATNTPLLMATYAGRDRGVAFGVWGGTSGAAAAVGPVLGGVLTEGLDWRAIFLVNLPLTVFAGWLTLRTVGESTGRAGGRVDVAGVLLFTGFAGALTYGLIRGGEEGWGDAGTALSLGAAGLALVGFVLVERRLRQPMFDLGLLRSPAFVVLMVAAVVLQASAFPYLTYVAMWLQSVLGMSPIEAGLAVTPLAVAALVVGVIGGRLLSHLPPRVPVSGGLLLVGAGALLNAALVDGDAGWAALAPGLAVAGLGVGLATPVLVSAALGLVPGERAGMASGAVNTSRQFGYALGIAVLGTVFAARVRSVFTDGTAAAAAAPETAAGAPDPEAAGHAAEAISGGHAADVVAAAPPGPARHAVERLAGDAFVAGIDRVCLISGVVAVAAALLVFAVVRDERGQGDRGSAGGQGGQADEGGQGGQRDGTRSASGATGAGETRGAGGVVGAAGTGGVASAGA, encoded by the coding sequence ATGGCGAGGGACACGGGCCCGGGGGCCGGGGCGGGTGCCGGCACCGAGGTCGGTGCGCGCGGCAAGTGGTGGCCCCTGGTCGCCATCACGCTGGGCAACTTCATGCTGATCATGGACGTCACGATCGTGAACACCGCGCTGCCCGAGATCGCGCGGGATCTGGACGCCTCCTTCACCTCCCTCCAGTGGGTGATGGACATCTACGCCCTGGCGCTGGCAGCGCTGTTGATGGCGGCGGGCTCGGCGGCCGACCTGTTCGGGCGCCGCCGGCTCTACCTGCTCGGCCTCGCCGTCTTCGCGCTGTCCTCGCTGGCCTGCGGCCTGGCCCCGGACCCGGGCCTGCTGATCGCGGCCCGCGCGCTGCAGGGCGTGGGCGCGGCGGCGATGTTCGCGACCAACACGCCGCTGCTGATGGCGACGTACGCGGGCCGGGACCGCGGCGTGGCCTTCGGCGTGTGGGGCGGTACGAGCGGCGCCGCCGCGGCCGTGGGGCCGGTGCTCGGCGGGGTGCTCACCGAGGGCCTGGACTGGCGGGCGATCTTCCTGGTCAACCTGCCGCTGACGGTCTTCGCCGGCTGGCTCACGCTGCGCACGGTCGGCGAGTCCACCGGCCGCGCGGGGGGCCGCGTGGACGTGGCGGGCGTGCTGCTCTTCACGGGCTTCGCCGGCGCCCTGACGTACGGGCTGATCCGCGGTGGCGAGGAGGGCTGGGGGGACGCGGGGACGGCGCTCTCGCTGGGCGCGGCCGGGCTGGCGCTGGTCGGCTTCGTGCTGGTGGAGCGGCGGTTGCGGCAACCCATGTTCGACCTGGGGCTGCTGCGCAGCCCGGCGTTCGTGGTGCTGATGGTGGCGGCGGTGGTGCTCCAGGCGTCCGCCTTCCCCTACCTCACCTACGTCGCCATGTGGTTGCAGTCGGTGCTCGGTATGAGCCCGATCGAGGCGGGGCTCGCGGTGACGCCGCTCGCGGTGGCGGCCCTGGTCGTCGGCGTGATCGGCGGCAGGCTGCTCAGCCACCTGCCGCCCAGGGTCCCGGTGAGTGGCGGGCTGTTGCTGGTCGGCGCGGGCGCGCTGCTGAACGCCGCGCTCGTGGACGGCGACGCGGGCTGGGCCGCGCTGGCGCCCGGGCTCGCCGTGGCCGGCCTCGGCGTCGGCCTGGCCACGCCGGTGCTGGTGTCGGCGGCGCTCGGCCTGGTGCCGGGCGAGCGGGCGGGGATGGCGAGCGGCGCGGTCAACACCTCGCGCCAGTTCGGATACGCGCTGGGCATCGCGGTGCTCGGCACGGTCTTCGCCGCGCGCGTGCGGTCCGTCTTCACCGACGGCACCGCGGCGGCCGCTGCCGCGCCGGAGACGGCCGCCGGCGCCCCGGACCCCGAGGCGGCGGGCCACGCGGCCGAGGCGATCAGCGGCGGCCACGCCGCCGACGTCGTCGCCGCCGCCCCGCCCGGGCCCGCGCGGCACGCGGTGGAACGGCTGGCCGGTGACGCGTTCGTGGCCGGCATCGACCGGGTGTGCCTGATCTCGGGCGTCGTCGCGGTGGCCGCCGCGCTGCTGGTCTTCGCGGTCGTACGCGACGAGCGCGGCCAGGGCGACCGAGGCAGTGCTGGCGGCCAGGGTGGTCAGGCCGATGAGGGCGGCCAGGGTGGTCAGCGCGACGGCACCCGTTCGGCCTCCGGCGCCACGGGAGCCGGGGAGACCCGGGGCGCCGGGGGCGTGGTCGGGGCGGCCGGGACGGGTGGAGTGGCGTCGGCCGGCGCCTGA
- the serS gene encoding serine--tRNA ligase, whose protein sequence is MIDLRLLREDPDRVRASQRARGEDVGLVDALLSADERRRSSSVRFDELRSEQKQLGKLIPKATGDEKAELLRKAGELSASVKAADAAQDEAAEETQRLLRQLGNLVHPDVPVGGEEDFTVLETVGAPRDFAAEGFEPRDHLEIGQLLGAIDTERGAKVSGSRFYYLTGVGALLELALVNAAIAQATAAGFTPMLTPALVKPRAMEGTGFLGQAAENVYHLEKDDYYLVGTSEVPLAAYHMDEIIDADKLPLRYAGFSPCFRREAGTYGKDTRGIFRVHQFDKVEMFSYVAPDDAEAEHQRLLDWEKQWLTGLELPFQVIDVATGDLGASASRKYDCEAWIPTQGKYRELTSASNCDEFQARRLAVRMRDGKHVKPLATLNGTLCAVPRTIVAIFENHQRPDGSVAVPPVLRPYLGGREVLEPVAP, encoded by the coding sequence GTGATTGACCTTCGCCTGCTCCGTGAGGACCCCGACCGTGTGCGCGCCTCCCAGCGTGCCCGTGGAGAGGACGTCGGCCTCGTCGACGCGCTCCTCTCCGCCGACGAGCGGCGCAGGTCGTCCAGCGTCCGCTTCGACGAACTGCGCTCCGAGCAGAAGCAGCTCGGCAAGCTGATCCCCAAGGCCACCGGCGACGAGAAGGCCGAGCTGCTGCGGAAGGCCGGCGAGCTGTCCGCCTCCGTCAAGGCCGCCGACGCCGCGCAGGACGAGGCCGCCGAGGAGACCCAGCGGCTCCTTCGCCAGCTCGGCAACCTGGTCCACCCCGACGTCCCGGTCGGCGGCGAGGAGGACTTCACCGTCCTGGAGACCGTCGGCGCCCCGCGCGACTTCGCGGCGGAGGGCTTCGAGCCCAGGGACCACCTGGAGATCGGCCAGCTCCTCGGCGCCATCGACACCGAGCGCGGCGCCAAGGTCTCCGGCTCGCGCTTCTACTACCTCACCGGCGTCGGCGCGCTCCTGGAGCTGGCCCTGGTCAACGCGGCCATCGCGCAGGCCACCGCCGCCGGCTTCACCCCGATGCTCACCCCCGCGCTGGTCAAGCCGCGCGCGATGGAGGGCACCGGCTTCCTCGGCCAGGCCGCGGAGAACGTGTACCACCTGGAGAAGGACGACTACTACCTCGTCGGTACGTCCGAGGTGCCGCTCGCCGCGTACCACATGGACGAGATCATCGACGCGGACAAGCTGCCGCTGCGGTACGCGGGCTTCTCGCCCTGCTTCCGGCGCGAGGCCGGCACGTACGGCAAGGACACCCGCGGCATCTTCCGGGTGCACCAGTTCGACAAGGTGGAGATGTTCTCCTACGTCGCGCCGGACGACGCCGAGGCCGAGCACCAGCGGTTGCTCGACTGGGAGAAGCAGTGGCTGACCGGGCTCGAGCTGCCGTTCCAGGTGATCGACGTGGCCACCGGGGACCTCGGCGCCTCGGCCTCGCGCAAGTACGACTGCGAGGCGTGGATCCCTACCCAGGGCAAGTACCGCGAGCTGACCTCCGCGTCGAACTGCGACGAGTTCCAGGCCCGCCGCCTGGCGGTGCGGATGCGCGACGGCAAGCACGTGAAGCCGCTGGCCACGCTGAACGGCACGCTGTGCGCCGTGCCCCGCACCATCGTCGCGATCTTCGAGAACCACCAGCGCCCGGACGGCTCGGTCGCCGTCCCGCCGGTGCTCCGCCCCTACCTCGGTGGGCGCGAGGTGCTCGAGCCGGTCGCCCCGTGA
- a CDS encoding peptidase inhibitor family I36 protein, with the protein MNVRKRLVLFTAAATVSGGLVAAPSATAAFAEQHSETSATVLKAPKDCPKGYLCVYPKYNFKGKVKKVQDKNRDLRKYGGAFKAPKSAYNNGKKCKQAVVYAKPHFKPKGYKLNKGTGWKKIGSNLPTIYSNSWAGC; encoded by the coding sequence ATGAACGTACGCAAACGGCTCGTGTTGTTCACGGCGGCGGCCACCGTCTCGGGCGGCCTCGTCGCCGCCCCCTCGGCCACCGCGGCCTTCGCCGAACAGCACAGCGAGACCAGCGCGACCGTGCTCAAGGCGCCGAAGGACTGTCCCAAGGGCTACCTGTGCGTCTACCCGAAGTACAACTTCAAGGGCAAGGTCAAGAAGGTCCAGGACAAGAACCGCGACCTGCGCAAGTACGGCGGCGCCTTCAAGGCGCCGAAGTCGGCCTACAACAACGGCAAGAAGTGCAAGCAGGCGGTCGTGTACGCCAAGCCGCACTTCAAGCCGAAGGGGTACAAGCTGAACAAGGGCACCGGCTGGAAGAAGATCGGCAGCAACCTGCCGACCATCTACTCCAACAGCTGGGCCGGCTGCTGA